In Spirosoma pollinicola, the genomic window TGACTGGTCGGAACATGAATAGAAATCGTGAACGGATCTACCTGGAAGCGAAAGCGAAAGGCTACGAATTCATTTCGTATGTCAGTTCCAAGGCCACCTTATTTGGTAATCAGATTGGCGAGAACTGCTTTATTCTGGAAGACAATACGATTCAGCCATTTACGACTATCGGCAACAACGTTGTCCTATGGAGCGGTAACCACATCGGTCATCACGGCCAGATTAAAGATCACGTTTTTTTTACGTCACACGTGGTTATGTCGGGGCACTGCATCATTGAACCCTACTGCTTTTTCGGGGTAAACAGCACCATTCGCGACTTTCTACACATCGCCACAGGCACATTTGTTGCAATGGCTTCAGCGGTTTATAAAGATACCGAAGAATGGGGTCTATACCTTGGCAATCCCGCCAAAAAATTACCCAAGCCTAGTTACGAAGCCTATTAAGGTTTATGGTTTCCAGTCTACAGCTTTCGGTTGATGCCAAAAAGCCAAACCTGTAATACAGAAACCAAAAACTGTAAACCATACACCGTAAACTGAAAACTCTCCTCCTCATTGGCCACGATGCCAACCGCGCCGGGGCGCAACTTGTCTTACTGAATCTGATGCGTTTGCTCAAAGGGAAAGGTATTGACATGCACTTACTCTTGGGGGGCGGTGGCCCTCTTTTAGATGAATACCGCGCAATTTGCCCAGTCTTGCTTTGGCCCACTTTAGAACACGCTGCTGGAGCGGGGTTAACCAAAAAAGTACTTGGAAAGCTGGGGGTTCAAAAACGACAACTGGCGATTCGCCAGCAAGCGGTCAGGGAACAATTGAACGTAGATTCAGTAGATTTGGTCCTCGTCAATACGGTTTCGAGCGGACACTGGTTTGGCCAGTTGGCTATTCCTGCCAAAACTCCCGTTGTCACATTCGTCCACGAGTTAGATATGTCGGTGCGGATATATTCCAAACCTGACGAGTTGGCTCATCTTTTAAGCCGAACGAGCGAATTACTGGCCGTTTCGAAAGCAACAGCTCATTATTATGAGCATCAACACGGTTTTGATCCGAACCGAATTACGCTCTACACACTTATTGATACCCCATCTCTGGAGCGTAACGTAAAGGTAGCCCGTGAGCAACCCAACATTTATGCATCTATGGGTTTCCCCACGAATGCGCTTATTGTAGGTGGTTGCGGCAATGCCGAATGGCGCAAAGGAAATGATCTATTCATTACACTGGCCCGGCAGGTAGTTGGCCGGGATATGAACTCAACACATCCCGCTCACTTTGTCTGGGTAGGCGTTCCGCCAGGCACCCTGCGCGATGATTTGTTACTGGATATCCGA contains:
- a CDS encoding acetyltransferase, which produces MAKVIIFGVMDTAELAHFYLTHDSEHDVAAFTVSREYISGTEFQGLPLVAFEDVEALFSPQEYKFFAPMTGRNMNRNRERIYLEAKAKGYEFISYVSSKATLFGNQIGENCFILEDNTIQPFTTIGNNVVLWSGNHIGHHGQIKDHVFFTSHVVMSGHCIIEPYCFFGVNSTIRDFLHIATGTFVAMASAVYKDTEEWGLYLGNPAKKLPKPSYEAY
- a CDS encoding glycosyltransferase family 4 protein, whose product is MGHDANRAGAQLVLLNLMRLLKGKGIDMHLLLGGGGPLLDEYRAICPVLLWPTLEHAAGAGLTKKVLGKLGVQKRQLAIRQQAVREQLNVDSVDLVLVNTVSSGHWFGQLAIPAKTPVVTFVHELDMSVRIYSKPDELAHLLSRTSELLAVSKATAHYYEHQHGFDPNRITLYTLIDTPSLERNVKVAREQPNIYASMGFPTNALIVGGCGNAEWRKGNDLFITLARQVVGRDMNSTHPAHFVWVGVPPGTLRDDLLLDIRKAGLADRVHLIPPTPDVLRYMSRFDVFVLCSREDPYPLVVFEAGLCHVPVVCFADAGGSPELVEEDGGFVVPYLDLDAMSSRVLNLLHKPELRQTMGKRLGQKILERHPAKQSIETLVTLFDKLTRQ